A part of Paenibacillus donghaensis genomic DNA contains:
- a CDS encoding DHHA1 domain-containing protein gives MDTYYANKLDDLPGFSLMADMMSMMELENRYYAKLSLKSLRHAGLRTLFEAMNFDLNNLSATDFLYGVSPAVTAATRFDNIKLAIDFLMCDTDSPEIKGLAKELVKANERRKEVQTEALRALKPFVDENDKVVIVFDPTLGKGMNGLVGQKLSKSFNRPAIVLGEGDNEDTYAGSFRGLEDFSMLDLLDSCDNVFYTGGHPAAGGLQIYKTNLELLRQELNEKLDNFEADNSMYYDLEFDVDQIDEKLINYLSEFYRVTGNHFKEGKFLIKGLFISDKKLMGKSLNTVKIDCDTLQLMKFKTDSEYFDSVPVFTEIEAIGTLNMNYWKQYKPKFKITKTMQLFIEDYREKI, from the coding sequence ATGGATACATACTATGCAAATAAACTCGATGACTTGCCAGGATTCTCACTAATGGCTGATATGATGTCGATGATGGAACTAGAAAACAGATATTATGCCAAGCTGTCTCTTAAAAGCCTACGTCATGCAGGACTTAGAACGTTATTTGAGGCTATGAATTTTGACCTCAATAATCTATCTGCAACTGATTTTCTGTACGGTGTAAGCCCTGCTGTAACGGCTGCTACAAGATTTGATAATATTAAGTTAGCAATTGACTTTTTGATGTGCGATACGGATAGTCCTGAGATTAAAGGACTAGCAAAAGAACTTGTCAAGGCAAATGAAAGACGCAAGGAAGTCCAGACAGAAGCGTTAAGAGCGTTGAAGCCATTTGTCGACGAGAATGATAAAGTCGTAATTGTATTTGATCCAACGCTTGGTAAAGGGATGAATGGATTAGTGGGACAGAAATTGTCCAAATCATTTAATAGGCCAGCAATCGTACTTGGCGAAGGTGACAATGAAGATACATACGCAGGAAGTTTTCGGGGACTAGAAGATTTCTCAATGTTAGATTTACTTGATAGCTGTGACAATGTATTTTACACTGGAGGCCATCCCGCAGCAGGAGGACTACAGATCTACAAAACAAATCTCGAATTATTGCGTCAAGAGCTGAATGAGAAGTTAGATAATTTTGAAGCAGACAATTCCATGTATTATGATTTAGAATTTGATGTTGACCAGATTGATGAAAAACTAATTAATTACCTGTCTGAGTTCTATCGTGTCACAGGAAATCATTTTAAAGAGGGCAAATTTCTCATTAAGGGATTATTCATCTCAGACAAGAAACTAATGGGCAAGTCCCTCAACACCGTTAAAATTGACTGTGATACTCTGCAACTTATGAAGTTTAAGACTGATTCAGAGTACTTCGACAGCGTTCCAGTATTCACTGAGATTGAAGCGATTGGAACACTGAATATGAATTATTGGAAGCAATATAAGCCAAAGTTTAAAATCACAAAGACAATGCAGTTATTTATTGAGGATTACAGAGAAAAGATTTAA